One segment of Synechococcus sp. A15-24 DNA contains the following:
- a CDS encoding putative 2OG-Fe(II) oxygenase → MDVLDLFPRSILRGTLPAPLLNQLIDLGESVLANPSASPDASAKLAGQLRQQRELRPDQPAVQQLSAEVLLPACDRWIRHVMERQPPQGRGPWVPGRYRLQMIDLWINCQTAGDYNPTHTHGGSFSGVIFLKVPPQINGNSFDGQLCFHGPEDWHLQSFRTGMAHYVLPVPGEYYVFPAWQPHSVMPFRGDGERWSLAFNAVAAPAAALQPSSPPGNVSLSSQRPVARGF, encoded by the coding sequence GTGGACGTTCTTGACCTCTTTCCACGCTCCATTCTGCGAGGCACACTTCCAGCTCCCCTGCTGAATCAGCTGATCGATCTGGGTGAATCGGTTCTGGCCAATCCTTCAGCCAGTCCCGACGCCTCCGCCAAGCTGGCTGGACAGCTGCGTCAGCAACGGGAGTTACGGCCTGACCAACCGGCGGTGCAACAACTCAGTGCGGAGGTTCTGCTTCCTGCCTGTGATCGCTGGATCCGCCACGTGATGGAGCGGCAGCCACCCCAGGGGCGTGGTCCCTGGGTGCCAGGTCGCTACCGGCTGCAGATGATCGATCTATGGATCAACTGCCAAACCGCCGGCGACTACAACCCAACCCATACCCACGGCGGCAGCTTCTCTGGGGTGATCTTCCTCAAGGTGCCCCCCCAGATCAACGGCAACAGCTTTGACGGCCAGCTCTGCTTTCACGGTCCAGAGGACTGGCATCTGCAGTCCTTCCGCACCGGGATGGCCCATTACGTCCTGCCGGTGCCTGGTGAGTACTACGTGTTCCCGGCCTGGCAGCCCCATTCGGTGATGCCCTTCCGTGGCGATGGTGAACGCTGGTCGCTCGCCTTCAATGCCGTGGCGGCCCCCGCTGCAGCACTGCAGCCCTCCTCCCCCCCCGGCAACGTGTCTCTCTCGAGTCAACGGCCGGTAGCCCGGGGGTTCTGA
- a CDS encoding L,D-transpeptidase: MLRKVLLTGLLLLGCSAAVVAQPLPGQQGPTAELLEGGGLRLSTRRTSDRFPDGNGLWKVELHRGEQLLASWDAASGIAERQTADRRWSPGNAAPLPAGDYSLGQPEPWGDDLWFDLQPRFDTTRSALGIHRCYPGTGCICMPSRAEIGALAAWVKRGRLSRLRVIN, encoded by the coding sequence ATGCTGCGCAAGGTACTGCTCACGGGTTTGTTGCTCCTGGGCTGCAGTGCGGCGGTCGTGGCGCAGCCGTTGCCAGGCCAGCAGGGGCCGACGGCAGAACTGCTCGAGGGCGGCGGCCTGCGGCTGAGCACGCGTCGCACCAGCGACCGCTTCCCCGATGGCAACGGGCTCTGGAAGGTGGAGCTGCACCGCGGCGAGCAATTGTTGGCCAGCTGGGATGCTGCTAGCGGCATTGCCGAACGGCAGACCGCAGACCGACGCTGGAGTCCGGGCAATGCAGCCCCTCTCCCTGCTGGTGATTACAGCCTGGGACAGCCGGAACCCTGGGGAGATGATCTCTGGTTCGATCTGCAGCCGCGCTTTGATACCACCCGCAGCGCCCTGGGCATTCACCGTTGCTATCCAGGGACGGGTTGCATCTGCATGCCGAGCCGCGCGGAGATTGGTGCATTGGCAGCTTGGGTGAAACGGGGACGACTAAGCAGGCTGCGTGTGATCAACTGA